The following proteins are co-located in the Gloeocapsa sp. PCC 7428 genome:
- a CDS encoding DUF1636 domain-containing protein: MPTCLLVCKSCNRSSEELPENQVADGTRLIEQLNALSAEQTQCKYLRIQPVGCLWTCSSPCAVAFSAPGKPTYLFTNVPADDTAAALLQFGELYLKSKTGNIPWQQFPQVLQEVSIAKIPTMSR, translated from the coding sequence ATGCCTACTTGCCTACTTGTCTGTAAATCTTGTAACCGTTCTTCTGAAGAATTGCCAGAAAATCAAGTTGCTGACGGTACTCGTTTAATCGAACAACTCAACGCCTTAAGTGCTGAACAAACGCAGTGTAAGTATCTGAGAATTCAGCCAGTGGGATGCTTGTGGACGTGCAGTTCTCCCTGCGCCGTTGCTTTTTCCGCGCCTGGTAAACCGACTTATCTATTCACCAACGTACCTGCGGATGACACTGCCGCTGCGTTACTTCAGTTTGGCGAACTGTATTTAAAGAGCAAAACAGGAAATATACCTTGGCAGCAGTTTCCGCAAGTGTTACAAGAAGTGAGTATTGCCAAGATTCCAACAATGAGTCGATAG
- a CDS encoding protein kinase: protein MSSRIKILARLQHPNIISRQGIEHTEKGRYLVLDYWNGGNLRHFMQSNSSLSLLQSLKIIADVLSGLEHAHNSGIRHCDIKPENILLHQNETGWMACLADFGITRLSQEKYTEINLRAPAYMAPEQFYGHFLPTSNLYAVGVVLYLTGRQATHN, encoded by the coding sequence ATTTCTTCGAGAATAAAAATTTTAGCAAGATTACAACATCCTAATATTATTAGTCGTCAGGGTATTGAACACACAGAGAAAGGACGCTACTTAGTATTGGATTATTGGAATGGTGGTAATTTACGCCATTTCATGCAATCAAATAGCTCACTCAGCTTACTTCAAAGCTTAAAAATAATTGCAGATGTTCTCTCTGGTTTAGAACACGCGCACAACAGCGGTATTAGACACTGTGATATTAAGCCAGAGAACATACTACTACATCAGAATGAAACAGGTTGGATGGCGTGTCTTGCTGATTTTGGAATTACACGACTAAGCCAAGAAAAATACACAGAAATTAATTTAAGAGCGCCAGCATATATGGCACCTGAACAATTTTATGGTCACTTTTTACCTACTTCTAATTTATACGCAGTAGGAGTTGTGCTTTACCTGACGGGGCGACAAGCAACCCACAATTGA
- a CDS encoding transposase, whose amino-acid sequence MMHWQANIAAECFAQTGQITVIVQDNHPIHTSKQVKEYWCDWQDKGLYLFQLPNYSSPMNLIETLVTSTQDP is encoded by the coding sequence ATGATGCATTGGCAAGCGAACATCGCGGCAGAATGTTTCGCACAAACCGGACAAATTACTGTAATTGTCCAAGATAATCATCCTATTCATACCAGCAAACAAGTGAAAGAATATTGGTGTGATTGGCAAGACAAAGGGTTGTATCTGTTTCAATTGCCCAATTATTCCTCGCCGATGAACCTGATTGAGACGCTCGTGACCTCAACTCAAGACCCATGA
- a CDS encoding DUF2231 domain-containing protein produces the protein METQQTRGTPYPNIPPVIESDDREYRDPGVPSTVAIAGHPLHPLSVIFPIGSLAGALVTDVVYWFTSDPFWARASFWLIIAGLVTGLVAAIIGMSDFLQIERVRKRSAGWAHMVLNVSILVLTAINLYLRWGNYEAAILPWGLVISLIVGTLTSVSGWFGAELSYRHKIGVVGPGSRIQP, from the coding sequence ATGGAAACACAGCAAACACGGGGAACACCGTATCCCAATATTCCACCAGTTATAGAAAGCGACGATCGCGAATATCGTGACCCTGGTGTACCTAGTACTGTTGCGATCGCCGGACACCCATTACATCCGCTCAGCGTCATTTTTCCCATAGGATCTTTAGCAGGCGCTTTAGTGACTGATGTTGTTTATTGGTTCACTAGCGATCCTTTCTGGGCGAGGGCTTCGTTTTGGTTGATCATTGCGGGTTTAGTCACTGGGCTAGTTGCTGCAATTATTGGCATGAGTGACTTCTTACAGATCGAGCGCGTCCGCAAGCGCAGCGCTGGTTGGGCGCATATGGTTCTTAATGTTTCTATACTTGTATTAACGGCTATCAACTTGTATTTACGCTGGGGTAACTACGAAGCCGCTATACTACCTTGGGGATTAGTTATCTCGCTGATTGTCGGTACGCTCACAAGTGTTTCTGGCTGGTTTGGTGCTGAATTGTCCTACCGTCACAAAATCGGTGTAGTAGGTCCAGGAAGCCGGATACAACCTTAA
- a CDS encoding DUF2993 domain-containing protein has product MFDQQPGLGEEALNKVAEIGIASQLDEVENLDVDIKTDPFKLIQGEVDSVTIDGDGLVMQGDLRVEELDMHMSSVAINPLSVALGKIELTKPTEASVRAVLTEADINRAFNSDYVRQQLQQQQIHVHGQPVTVDAQQVDFRLPGEGKVALNASVMLREGQTHQVAFSAVPRVSASGQTVTLENVEYGDNEELSPELTQALIEETSEILNLSNFDLEGMTLKINNLQIEAGKIILQAEAHVEQIPSG; this is encoded by the coding sequence ATGTTCGACCAACAGCCTGGACTAGGTGAGGAAGCACTCAACAAAGTGGCAGAAATTGGAATAGCTAGCCAGCTTGATGAAGTGGAAAACTTGGATGTAGATATCAAAACTGATCCATTCAAGCTGATTCAAGGAGAAGTTGACTCGGTAACGATTGATGGCGATGGCTTAGTTATGCAAGGCGATCTGCGCGTAGAAGAACTAGATATGCACATGAGCAGCGTTGCGATCAATCCGCTGAGTGTTGCGTTGGGTAAAATTGAACTTACAAAACCAACCGAAGCAAGTGTTCGCGCTGTTTTAACCGAAGCAGATATCAACCGTGCGTTTAACTCAGATTATGTACGTCAGCAATTACAACAGCAACAAATCCACGTCCATGGTCAACCTGTAACAGTTGATGCTCAACAAGTCGATTTTCGCTTACCAGGAGAAGGGAAAGTAGCGCTAAACGCAAGTGTAATGTTGCGAGAGGGACAAACACATCAAGTTGCTTTCTCGGCTGTACCGCGTGTTAGTGCTAGCGGACAAACCGTGACGTTAGAAAATGTCGAATATGGAGACAACGAGGAACTTTCGCCCGAATTGACGCAAGCCTTAATCGAAGAAACAAGCGAAATCTTAAATTTAAGCAACTTTGACTTGGAAGGAATGACGTTAAAAATTAACAATTTACAAATAGAAGCGGGCAAAATAATTTTGCAAGCTGAAGCACACGTTGAGCAAATTCCTTCAGGTTGA
- a CDS encoding hemerythrin HHE cation binding domain protein, giving the protein MATTLNETQLQAIASRLATLKAIQNLLISNEQTLSSAISDTDIRDRLQDMLKDDQKNLQVIENSIAKLGASADAPEKVHKLVETVQNLMAGNELSPYEKVFEHEKLKHQQAMTGLLVHKAAQVVGEDLMEAIGPLNQVNFENRAHQEQLKGVLEILSTRELVGRDPDQGVWGRVQDAVSALSGVFGSVAS; this is encoded by the coding sequence ATGGCAACTACGCTTAATGAAACACAGCTTCAGGCGATCGCGAGCAGACTCGCAACATTAAAAGCTATCCAAAATTTATTGATTAGCAATGAGCAAACCTTAAGCTCTGCCATTAGCGATACAGACATTCGCGATCGCCTACAAGATATGCTCAAGGACGATCAGAAGAATCTTCAAGTTATCGAAAATAGTATTGCCAAACTCGGTGCTTCGGCTGACGCCCCCGAAAAAGTTCACAAACTCGTTGAGACTGTGCAAAACCTGATGGCGGGTAATGAACTATCGCCCTACGAAAAAGTGTTTGAACATGAAAAATTAAAACACCAGCAAGCGATGACTGGTCTTTTAGTTCATAAAGCCGCGCAAGTTGTTGGCGAAGACTTAATGGAAGCGATCGGGCCGCTGAATCAAGTCAATTTTGAGAATAGAGCGCATCAAGAGCAACTCAAAGGTGTTTTAGAAATATTAAGTACTCGCGAACTCGTAGGACGCGATCCTGACCAAGGCGTTTGGGGAAGAGTTCAAGATGCAGTATCGGCGTTGAGTGGTGTCTTTGGTAGCGTAGCCAGCTAG